Sequence from the Hemibagrus wyckioides isolate EC202008001 linkage group LG28, SWU_Hwy_1.0, whole genome shotgun sequence genome:
ACtcaacattattaatatttttaaactttacagACCTTAACAGTGTTTCCAGAGATGAGAATATTCTCCTCATTGATGTAGAGGTAGGCATGTGAGATGGTGGTAAGATTGGGTGTGCTCCACTTGTCAAAGTTGGCAATGAGCTGGAATGAGAGCTCGGGCAACTTATGGCAGATAGTAGACAGGACGAAGGAACAGGAGGCAGGCAGGCGGAGGGAGGCACCGTCAAACGTGCGGAAAACACCACCACCTGATGCTACACAGTGCTGGTTGCGACGGGCAAAGCAGCCACGGACACCGTGGCGTAGTACACATTCTTCTTCAGCTTTACAACGTCGAGGGTCACACTGGATCAAATTGCGACCAATGCACTGGCAACGCTTGGTGCAATCATTGTTCCAAAACAACTGCTTAGGCTAGGGTGAacaagagacagaaggagaattGTAGAGTCTTGTAGGGGACTCAgctttgattttttaaattgagCAAGGCATATTATATTCATTGCCATCACAATAGCATTAttgttctttcattctttcatggTACCTTCCATTCTGACATCTGAAACATACAGAACCTTACACACTTGTACTGTGGCTCTTGTATCACTTAAAGCACCCATCTAAAATAAGCCACAATGTTGTTCATTGTTCTGCCTGTTTGAATAATTTCATTATGCTCTCGAAATCCTTCATGCCCACCTCAAAAACCTCTCTCACCTCATAGTACTTGCTGTCGGTATAACAGCCACAGTTCTGGTTAAGTATGCAGCTTTTGCCGTTGAGCACATAACCTTGATCACATTGACAACCTTCCACACAGTGCTGGTTGCAGTCTCTCTGCCCACGTGCTGGGGCACACTGGGGCTGGCACACCAGCATACAGGTTGAGAAGTGACTGTTAACTGGGCATGACAGCACTAGAAACATACACAGAAGCAGAAAGGATTCATTGCATTAATCTGTAGTGAGGTAGCTCAAATCAAGTCAAATATGTGTTTCAAATCTCACCACATGGGGTAGAGCTCCTCCAGCCAATCATAGATACCCCCTGTATTTGACAGGTAGTAGCATATATCTGCAACCAATTACAAATGGTCTCTCGTGCTCCCTGGTCCACACATGTATCCTGTAGACAGCTCTGATAAAAGTATGCTGGTGCCACCTTGCTGTGACACCGTGCAAACACACCTCCACGGTCAATAATAAGTCCACACAGCCTGACTGCTTCTGGTTCAACATAAACGTATAAGCCCTCAGCTAGATGGAAACGGTTTCCTGGGATAGAATTTTCAATTTCATTGTTGTTGATGGCATCGATTGTCTGCGCAGGGGCAAGGACATCTGCTGCAAGGCCTCTTTCAACTAATCCACAGCGTGGGCAGGCGTCACCACATCCAACTTGACAGAAGGTGTCACGCTCTGCCCACATCATGCCCCATTCGCTGACACTGAGGGCAGGACCAGAGATAGGCATTCCCTGGCACAGACCACAAGTGGAATTAAAGATGCTCCGAGGCAGAGAAAGCAGAAGTAGTGTATTCCAGTCAAATGCCACCTAAGAATTAAAGAGAGTTAGAAACAGTCCCATGCTTTTGTATAACTAGTAGAGCCCATGATTAAACTACATGAATTGATGAATCTTAAACTGACGCAAAGTTGATTGCGTCAACTTTGTTTGACTAAATGTTTGTTCTTTATGTGCACAGTGATAGTGAGTAAAGATGCTACTTCACCTTCAGTCCAAAGTCAGTCTCCACTAGTAACTGTAATCCCAGAGTGTATATGTTGACTTTCCCTGGGCCCAATTTCAGAGGCAGGTATAAACGCTCTTTATTTACCTTGTAGAGATAAATTAAAAGTATTcacattataaaatgtaatcATTATTCAAGTATATTTATTGTTGAcagttctgttttttcttttctttctatctatttcTCATTTCTGTGATCTTGTATTACATAGAGATGCCCAAAGAACAACTTTCAGCATCTTTCCTCTACTCTATCTTTATTTGATCTAAAGTCCCTCAGATCTTTAGATGCCGTTGTGAACTTCTTCCAACTATCACTCATGTATGGGATTTCTGTGACTGTACTCCGACTTGTTAACAGACATAGATTGTAATCAGATATTCCTCATGTTCCCTCACATGTTCCTTTGTTTTCAACTATGTCTGCTTGATTAAAAATAACTTTGTGACATAAACtcgtaaaaaagtaaaaaaaaaagtacttgacCTCCAGAAAATGTGACCATTTATATAGAAGAATTACAGACAAATTCTTGTGATGATGAAATATTTCACCTAACAGAATTCACTGTATAAATGATTTTTCAATGCCTTTATGTTCTTGTGCAGCTACAGGGCTTGGTAAAATGGAAATTACACTGATGAGCCTGGGAAATAAAGGGTTTAATTAAGAAGACTATGTTCTTCTCGTTACCTGTATCAAAGTGTAAATGCAAATCTATTCCTCACCATAACTGTATGCTTGAAGCTTCTTGACACTTCAATTTCATATCCATAAACCTCCAACACAAAACCTTGCACCCAAATGGCCTGCCCTGTATCTCTTTCTTCATTCCGGGCTGAAAGCTGGAACCAAGGCAGGTCCCCTGGTCCTATCTCGGCACTGAAACTTCCTCCATTTCTGTCCTCATCTGACTCCAGCCCCCCACACTCTGTGGTGACCAAATGAAGTGAACAGCTGCTCTGAAGGTCAAATGGGACACCTCCAAATGGCAAGAAATGCCCATATCCAGCCACTGCGCACAGAGCCTCAGTCCGCGGCTGACAGAAAAATAACCCATCAGTCTCTTGGCAGTATTCCTCAGGGTGGCATGgggaaaagttgcagtagacaCTGTTGTCTGACCCATTGCAGTAACAGCGCTCTTGACATTCCCAGTCAGTCCAGAATGTGTCATTGGTGGCTAGTTGGCGGCCAAGGTAGAAGCAGCCACAGTCACTGCGTGGTACACAGAGCCCATCACGGAGCACAAAGCCTTCTTCACACTGGCAGCCTTCGGAGCATGGGTAGGGGCAAGGCTCCTCTGGGTCATCCAGATTTTCACAAGTCATTGGGCATGCTGTGGTACACTCATCAAAGTGGCTGTTTTCCGGGCATGGCAGTGCTGAACAGGGCAGAGATAAGACAATATTAAAACCTCTGAAAAACTGAAATAGTACGAAAACAACATTGCAGTTTGGGTCAAATATTACTTACGGCAGTTAGTGGCACTCCTCCAGGGCCCCAGGTTGATCTGGGCATCCTGACAGGCTGAAGCATAGGCCTGCAAGGAAGAACACAAAGCTGACCGGTTACCCTCCTTCACGCACATGTTATAGAGGCAGTTCCTGAAGAAGGGAGAGGGATTGACAGCTATGTGGCATGCCAGAAATGAGCTGTTTCCAGGGTCATTGATGTTTCCACAAAGCCAGGGGCTCTGATATAGCCGCAGGTCTGTACACATGCGGTACAGATCATCACAGTCGCCATTGCAGGTTAGGTCATCAGCAATGGCCCTCCAGCCCTCAGCAAACTGGTCAGCTGTGTCAGCCTGGCGACCATTTGGCAAACGTAAATCATCAGAGGGATCTCCATTGAAGAAGCCACATAGGCCAGAAGTTAAATTGTAAAACAGGGTGGAGAGGGTAATGTTGAGAAAGCCTTGGCGAGAGTAACGAGCCTGAATCAGACCGGTCCATTCCACTACAGTAGCATTGCCAGGAGCACGGTACACTATAAGAGGTTCCATTGGGTGGACATATGGAAGAGCAACTTGCTCACCATTTACCTAAGAGACAGGAGAGGTATCATTGTTAAATGACCTTGCATGCTGCTCACACCTTATAATGCATATAATAGGCAATTTAAATCATGATTCCACAAACCTTAACAATGTCAAAATCAGAGCCACCTATCTGTGCCTCCAAGTATGCAACCCTGATAACGACAGGCCTTTTCCATGAAGGACCCTTATTCACCAGCTTTCTTCCAATCTTCACCTCCACTACTGACACATTGGCTGGCAGACGCCCTATAGTCTTCACCAGGTAGAAGGAGCTCTCATCTGGGAATGGCATGGATGAACCATCGAAGGTAGCTAAGATGTACGTCTGAGATAATGAACACATGGCCTCTCTACGAGGATAACAACCCAGTAACCCCACTTCTGCTGTGCACACCTCGCCTTCTTGGCAGGAGTCATTGAAGCAGGTGACCTCACCCGCTGGGCCACACACACATCGTTGGAAACAGTCACTGCCCACCTCACCCCCCTCACCTACCCAAAAGGTTTCATTGAGAGCATAGTACAGGCCGTCACGCTCACAACCACATTCAGAACGACGGACGCAGTGGCTGCCACTCAACACAAAGCCCTGGTCACACTGGCAGCCCTCTGTGCATGGATGTGTGCAGTATAGGTGGGAGGTCAGATCAGAGCAGGAAGGGGGACAAGCACTTGTGCAGACTTGGTAGTGGCTGTTCTCTGGGCATGTTAAAGCTAAAAACAGTGACAGATGAGGAATAAATATGAAAGGTTTAGTGAATTAAAATGGGAAACCATCATGAATGTTGAAAAAAGTAGTAAGAGCAATTTTTAATTTCATGAAACATGCAATATACATAAAGCATGGAGAGACTTACCACAGAATGTACGTGACCTCCAGGGTCTGATGGTTACTCCCAAAGCTTGGCATGCTAAAGCATATGCCTGTATAGCTTGGCAGAGTGTTGTGATGTTGTCGCGATTGCTGCACATGTCATACACACAACTGTAGACAAATGCAGTGGGGTCCACCACAGCCCGACAGTCTCGGAATGGCCCATCAGTCTTGTTTATGAGCCCACAGTAATCAGGACGAAAGTAAAATGCTTCAGCTGCTGGTTCACAGATGCTGCAGTTCTGAGCACAACCATCTGTGCAACGAAAATCAGTGTCTTCTGCTCGCCAACTACCACCCAACTCAACAACGCTATCAGCTAAAGAACCATCTGGCAATACTGGGTCATCAGCTGGGTCATCATTATAGTTACCACACAAGCCACAAGTATTGTTGAAGTAGGAACTGGGAAGGGAGATGGAAGCATAGTGCTGCCCATCATATGTTACCAAGAGACCAAAGTCAGTTTCTAAGGCAACTGCAAGACCAGACTGGTATACTTTAACAGCCCCTAACTGGAGTTGGACAGGTAGAGTCTTCAAGAGACTGTCCACCTGTAACCATGAATGAGGACATAGTCAATTTACCCTTAATTTTGTAGGCCTTTTTACCTTCTTATATGTAAATAATGGCAGAAatatgagggagaaaaaaatcacCTGTACAGTGCCCAGAGTTCCTTTTGGTAATGTAACTCGATGGCCATACACATCCACAGTGACATCTTTCAACCAAGACACAGAAGTCATGCCACGATTTTCATTTTTAGCCTCAACACTGAAAAATGGGAGACCAGGAACCTCCCAGCATGGTCGAGCCAGAAGATAAGAGCAAGTACCCTGTAGGAATGGACAGAATAAAAATGGAGATCACACTACAGCATTTTGAGAATAATCTACTTATTTAAAGTGGTTTGCACGTACAAATCAAGAATATGTCCAGACCAGTACATGTGCAACAACTCCGGTAATACCTTTTCCAAAATCAGGCACATTCAGTCTTACTTGGAAGTGGTAGAGAAAGCCATCAAAGGTGTGATAATGGGGGTCTCCAAAAACCACACAGGTGCTGGTTCGGGTGGGCTGGCAGTAGTACGCTCCCTCTTGCTGTTCACATGTCTCCAACTGGCCGCATGGAGCCTCCTGGCAAATGACTTCATTGTCCAAATCTAGACATCTACAACGCTGAGAACATTGATCTGACAGCCAGAAAACCTCACCACGTCGATAAAACCGCCCTGGATATGAAAGATGAGTTAGGGCTGATTTATGTTTTTGCGAACAAAGCAAAACCGCACATGGTCAAGTTTTACTTCACCATAACATGAGCATGTCCTCTAGGGGCAATGTCATGTGAACCACACCAGAATTTACTGAAATATGCCATGAATAAAAGCCAAAACAAAGGTGACTTCCATATTTCACTGTAGGAAAAATAAGTAGAATATTACACTGGTAAATTTGTTTTGAAAAACGCTGGGGAAAACCGtgcattattaattataaaccCCGTAAATCCCAACTAAAAGCAATTCTGAAGCTCTTTCACTCATCTCAATTCCGCAGCATGAGCATGACTAGAGTTTACCACAAATAAGTTCATTATACATTAATGTGATCATGGCTTAATGTATTCAAGGCTAGTGTGTGATAGAGGATTCTAGATATTGTCTAGGTTTTTAACAGATTCgaatttttaaaaagcagttGAGGAGCACAAGTGCTGAATGTGAtgattatttacacatttagtTTTTAGCATTGTATTGCTTATACTGTACTGATGTATCTTAAGCAATATTACTTTGAGCTAAACAACACTCAATATTCTGAATTGGATTAAACCCATGGAAGAATGACTAAAACGTCTCAAAGAGTAAACGGACAAATATCTCCACAAACCAATCAGTGTTCACCTGACATATAGCACCACAGACACTTGCTGCATTTGAGGTGAAATTACAACTTGTAATGCCTCTACAACCAGTAAAAATGTCCCTGTTTACTTGCAATAGTTTAGTAACGTCATGTCTATGTATAGTTTGAATAGTGTAAAGTGCCCCTTCTCTACTTTTAAATTACTTTACAGCAGTATTGTCTTTAGATCAGTAAATACACAGACTGTATTTGTTAAATAAGTAAGCAGCGACATGCTAGCACTCAATCCTCTCACGACTGTGTATATCTGCTGTGCTGTGCACTGGGTGAACTTTGATTGGATTCCTTTGTGAGTTTAAAATTTGATCTAATTCAAAAACTCATTCAGAAATTCTAAAGAATTCCTGTGAATATCTTCATATATTCCCTGTTAGTTTCGCTAACAGGGAGTTTAATAAAGTTTCTGCTCTATTTTAAAATTCTCACACTAAATAGCGATTATAAACAATCCCAAGCAAATTTTCTTAGCGCACAGATATATGATCACATTATATTTTGATGGACTTTTTTTACAGGAAATATTGTGTTATATGCAAAAATGTAAGTTCAATATGCAAAAAAGTTCATCACAGCCAATTTAATCCTTCAGGATCGCACACTTTTTCTTTCAGACGCCCAGTAAAGACAGAGTGTATgtctaatattatattattctattattgcTTGCTTCAAATGAAAAACTGCACCCACATTGGCTGTTTGTGGATCAGACCGGGCAACCCTGGTGCAccacagca
This genomic interval carries:
- the tecta gene encoding alpha-tectorin — protein: MVKTSTLVSLLQLFSTLAPTGVFSQDILYPFGPAHRDTETPKMDDGSSTEVSLLIPFIFFNIPYRSLYVNNNGVISFNVQVSQFTPEPFPLSDSRSFIAPLWADVHNGIRGDVYYRETTEPEILARASQDVRKYIKSMHSFTATWAFIATWNQVTFYGGSQTTPVNTFQAVLISDGAVHFAMFNFGEITWSTGTASGGDPLTGLGGTTAQSGFNGGDVSHFFNLPGSRTNEVVNIERTTNVNVPGRWFFRVDTEQIDPANGCSYNGRFYRRGEVFWLSDQCSQRCRCLDLDNEVICQEAPCGQLETCEQQEGAYYCQPTRTSTCVVFGDPHYHTFDGFLYHFQGTCSYLLARPCWEVPGLPFFSVEAKNENRGMTSVSWLKDVTVDVYGHRVTLPKGTLGTVQVDSLLKTLPVQLQLGAVKVYQSGLAVALETDFGLLVTYDGQHYASISLPSSYFNNTCGLCGNYNDDPADDPVLPDGSLADSVVELGGSWRAEDTDFRCTDGCAQNCSICEPAAEAFYFRPDYCGLINKTDGPFRDCRAVVDPTAFVYSCVYDMCSNRDNITTLCQAIQAYALACQALGVTIRPWRSRTFCALTCPENSHYQVCTSACPPSCSDLTSHLYCTHPCTEGCQCDQGFVLSGSHCVRRSECGCERDGLYYALNETFWVGEGGEVGSDCFQRCVCGPAGEVTCFNDSCQEGEVCTAEVGLLGCYPRREAMCSLSQTYILATFDGSSMPFPDESSFYLVKTIGRLPANVSVVEVKIGRKLVNKGPSWKRPVVIRVAYLEAQIGGSDFDIVKVNGEQVALPYVHPMEPLIVYRAPGNATVVEWTGLIQARYSRQGFLNITLSTLFYNLTSGLCGFFNGDPSDDLRLPNGRQADTADQFAEGWRAIADDLTCNGDCDDLYRMCTDLRLYQSPWLCGNINDPGNSSFLACHIAVNPSPFFRNCLYNMCVKEGNRSALCSSLQAYASACQDAQINLGPWRSATNCPLPCPENSHFDECTTACPMTCENLDDPEEPCPYPCSEGCQCEEGFVLRDGLCVPRSDCGCFYLGRQLATNDTFWTDWECQERCYCNGSDNSVYCNFSPCHPEEYCQETDGLFFCQPRTEALCAVAGYGHFLPFGGVPFDLQSSCSLHLVTTECGGLESDEDRNGGSFSAEIGPGDLPWFQLSARNEERDTGQAIWVQGFVLEVYGYEIEVSRSFKHTVMVNKERLYLPLKLGPGKVNIYTLGLQLLVETDFGLKVAFDWNTLLLLSLPRSIFNSTCGLCQGMPISGPALSVSEWGMMWAERDTFCQVGCGDACPRCGLVERGLAADVLAPAQTIDAINNNEIENSIPGNRFHLAEGLYVYVEPEAVRLCGLIIDRGGVFARCHSKVAPAYFYQSCLQDTCVDQGARETICNWLQIYATTCQIQGVSMIGWRSSTPCVLSCPVNSHFSTCMLVCQPQCAPARGQRDCNQHCVEGCQCDQGYVLNGKSCILNQNCGCYTDSKYYEPKQLFWNNDCTKRCQCIGRNLIQCDPRRCKAEEECVLRHGVRGCFARRNQHCVASGGGVFRTFDGASLRLPASCSFVLSTICHKLPELSFQLIANFDKWSTPNLTTISHAYLYINEENILISGNTVKVNGTPVSVPFVTGLMTRVSTSEGFLVIDTPQDIQVRYNRFNTLSITMGPRLQNKVCGLCGNFNGDPTDDYITSRGKPALSALELAQSWKTNGMQNSCDETQYVALAQSCDNTDVLELQGEDSCLKLTQPKGFFQPCHGLLDPQPFYQSCYLDGCYNHRKAQVCGSMAAYAEACRSFGTLTTKWIAQENCSEWIYDPCAGEICTNNTCEQENGGDLCGCPELPSTEISEDDIIQAEVTCKHAQMEVSISKCRLFQLGFEREDVRINDQRCSGVEGEDFISFHINNTKGYCGSIVQSNGTHIMYKNTVWIESVNNTGSVVTRDKTINVEFSCAYELDIKISLETVLKPMLSVINLTLPTQEGNFITKMALYKNSSYQQPYREGEVVLSTRDILFVGVFVEGADDSQLILIVNMCWATPSRYSSDRLRYIIIEKGCPNIKDNTIGMAENGVSLTCRFHVTVFKFIGDYDEVHLHCDVTLCDSETNACKVNCPHNRRSYSDYSQQKEHILSVGPIRKRESDWCEEGNGGCEQICTSQVSGPVCSCVTGMLQRDGKSCRATSSSTDLQPLAPLVAIGICVMLLIHTHTPLCFSPAELNAN